In Bacteroidota bacterium, the sequence GTCGCCGGTGAGGCGCTCGTAGCGGTAGCGGAAGTGGACCGGCCCGTTGGCGTACCACCGCTCCAGCCCACCGTGCGCGTCAATCGCTGCGAGGACCAGGCGGCCCCCTTCGGTGGCTTCGAGCCGCGCCGTAGCCTCGGCCACGCGCTCGGCGATCACCGCGTCCGACGGACGGGCGCGGTCGCTGGTCGCGGGCTCGGCGGTCGGCGGTTCGGGTTCGGCGGCGCAGCCGGCGAGGAGGAGGGCGAGGAAGATGAGGCGCTTCATAGGAATAGAGGCGTTAGGGAGCAGGGACGAATTGAAAGCCCTCGCCGCGGCGGACGACGTAGCCCAGGCCGGGGAACGGGAGGTGCGGTCCCCAGATCTGCAGGCCGTCGTCCGCGGCGCGGCCGAGGAGCGCCCGCCGCGTGGCGACGGTCTGCTCGGGGATCGCGTCGAAGGCGAAGAGCCACTCGGGGTGATGGAAGAGGGCGACGTAGTGGTTCGCCGCGTCCATCGGGAGCATGAGCTGGGCGTCGCCGTCGGCAACGAGGAAGGCGGAGTGGCCCGGCGTGTGGCCCGGTGCCGCAACCGACGTGAGGCCGGGCACGACCTCGTCGCCGTAGGCGAACACATCGAGCTGCCCGCTCGCCGCGAGCGGATCGAGCTTGCTGCGCACGAACTGAATCGTGCCGTCCATCTCCTCGTTGCCGGTCATCGTGTAGCCATCGACGAACGCCCGCTCCGGCTCCGGCATGAGGTAGGCCGCGTTCGGGAAGACCGGCGCGCCGCCGAGCGTCACCGCCCCGATGTGGTCCGGGTGCATGTGCGAGATCACGACCGTGTCCACGTCCTCGGCACGGACGCCGAGCGCGGCTAGGGTGTCGAGGAGCCGTCCGCCGCCGTCGGCTACAATCGGGAGGCTGTAGTCGCCGAGGCCGGTGTCGAGGAGGACCGTGCGGTCGCCGCGCTGGAGGAGGGCGACGGTTACCGGGACGGCCGCCGCGTCAGTCGGGAGGTTGTGCTCGGCGAAGAGCGCCTCGACGGCCCCCTCGGGTGCGCCGCCAGAGACGGCCGCGAGCGGGGCTTCGAGCGCCGCGTCCTGCACCACCGTGAGTCGTGTATCCCCGATGGCCGTCTGGTAGAACGGAGCCGGGTGGTCGTCGCGCCGGCGGTCCGGCGTCGGGGTCGCCGTTGCGGAGAGCGGAGCGAGGCCGAGGCCGAGGCCGTCGAGGCCGACGCTGCGGAGGGCGTCGCGGCGGGAGAGGGTATGCATGGCGGCGTGGGTTGAGGTGAGGGAAAAGCGCTCTACGCGTCGGCCGGCTCTTCGTGGGCGAGCGCGACGCCGGTGGCGGGCCAGAGGGGGTAGTCGGTATAGCCTTCGGCGCCGCCGCCGTAAAAGGTATCGCTGTTGGGCTCGTTGAGTGGGGCGTCGAGTCCGGCAGCCTGGGCGGCGAAGCGGAGCGGGAGGTCGGGGTTGGCGAGGTAGGGGCGGCCGTAGCAGATGAGGTCGGCGCGGCCGTCGGCGAGGGCCTGCTCGCCCTCTTCGCGGTCGTAGCCGCCGTTGGCGATGAGGGTGCCGTCGTAGTGCTCGCGGACGACGCGGAGCATGTCCGCCCCGTCGGCGCGGACGGCGTGGACGTACCCCAGCCCCACCTCTTGCATCTTCCGTGCGGCGAGGCCGAAGGTCTCGGCCGGGTTGTCGTCCGTCGTCCCGAGCCGGCCCTGGCCGAACGAGAACCGGACGCCGACGCGCGCCGGGTCCCACGTCTCCAGCACGGCCTTGGTGACCTCGGTGAGGAAGCGGACCCGGTTCTCGGCCGAGCCGCCGTAGGCGTCGCTGCGCTGGTTCGACGACGACGAGAGAAATTGCTCGACGAGGTAGCCGTTGGCACCGTGGATCTCGACGCCGTCGAAGCCGGCCTCG encodes:
- a CDS encoding MBL fold metallo-hydrolase translates to MHTLSRRDALRSVGLDGLGLGLAPLSATATPTPDRRRDDHPAPFYQTAIGDTRLTVVQDAALEAPLAAVSGGAPEGAVEALFAEHNLPTDAAAVPVTVALLQRGDRTVLLDTGLGDYSLPIVADGGGRLLDTLAALGVRAEDVDTVVISHMHPDHIGAVTLGGAPVFPNAAYLMPEPERAFVDGYTMTGNEEMDGTIQFVRSKLDPLAASGQLDVFAYGDEVVPGLTSVAAPGHTPGHSAFLVADGDAQLMLPMDAANHYVALFHHPEWLFAFDAIPEQTVATRRALLGRAADDGLQIWGPHLPFPGLGYVVRRGEGFQFVPAP
- a CDS encoding alkene reductase, translating into MSLLSAHTLGPLHLPNRLVYAPMTRSRHAGTVPNRLAPTYYAQRASAGLIVTEATQVAPRGQGYPLTPGIHSDAQVEAWRAVTDLVHATGGRIFLQLWHVGRVSHPAYHDGAPPLAPSAIAAEGEVMLPDFSMEDFPTPKAMTTDEIADAVRQFGHGARRAHEAGFDGVEIHGANGYLVEQFLSSSSNQRSDAYGGSAENRVRFLTEVTKAVLETWDPARVGVRFSFGQGRLGTTDDNPAETFGLAARKMQEVGLGYVHAVRADGADMLRVVREHYDGTLIANGGYDREEGEQALADGRADLICYGRPYLANPDLPLRFAAQAAGLDAPLNEPNSDTFYGGGAEGYTDYPLWPATGVALAHEEPADA